A window of the Sabethes cyaneus chromosome 1, idSabCyanKW18_F2, whole genome shotgun sequence genome harbors these coding sequences:
- the LOC128733172 gene encoding delta-1-pyrroline-5-carboxylate dehydrogenase, mitochondrial encodes MYAICKSGGTLVTSIQRYGVRCIGSIIQDNKLPEFPLANEPVLEYRKGSKERKELEAALKKTASKVEDVPIIIGSEEIRTNNVRHQVMPHNHSQKIAQFYWADKKQVEKAIKTATETQVKWDRTPLDERIKIWQKAADLMAGPYRQELNAATMLGQAKTVIQAEIDSAAELIDFIRMNTFYLKEASKYQPISENAKVTKNSMRFRGIDGFIAAISPFNFTAIGGNLAYTPALMGNGVLWKPSDTALLSNYIIFKIMREAGVPPGVVSFIPTDGPVFGDTITASPHLAGINFTGSVPTFNRLWRQVGDNINIYNNFPRLIGECGGKNYHFIHPSADVQSVVNGTIRSSFEFCGQKCSACSRMYVPESLWPKVKEGLVKTRETLKIGDVTDFSCFTSAVIDDKAFSRIKSYIDHAKNSKNLQIIAGGKCDDSKGYFIEPTIVQSTDPQDKIMVEEIFGPVLSVYVYKDKDLDQTMKLVGNSTRFALTGAVFSKDEAFLKRALEEFKLTAGNFYINDKSTGSVVGQQPFGGGRMSGTNDKAGGPHYVLRWSTPQSIKETFVPLSDVGYQYMRE; translated from the exons ATGTACGCAATCTGCAAAAGCGGTGGAACCCTGGTCACCAGCATACAAAG GTATGGCGTGCGCTGTATCGGCTCAATCATCCAGGATAATAAGCTGCCCGAGTTTCCCCTGGCCAACGAACCAGTGCTCGAATACAGAAAAGGTTCGAAAGAGCGCAAAGAGTTAGAAGCTGCATTGAAGAAAACTGCCAGCAAAGTTGAAGATGTGCCCATCATCATCGGCAGTGAAGAAATTCGTACGAACAATGTGCGCCATCAGGTTATGCCTCACAACCACAGCCAAAAGATTGCCCAGTTTTACTGGGCAGATAAGAAGCAGGTAGAGAAGGCCATCAAAACCGCAACGGAAACGCAAGTCAAGTGGGACAGGACTCCCCTCGATGAGCGAATTAAGATCTGGCAAAAAGCGGCCGATCTTATGGCAGGCCCATATCGGCAAGAGCTGAATGCCGCCACAATGCTCGGGCAGGCTAAGACTGTGATCCAGGCGGAGATCGATTCCGCTGCAGAACTAATAGATTTTATCAG GATGAATACATTCTATCTAAAGgaagcaagcaaatatcaaccCATCAGTGAAAACGCTAAGGTAACGAAAAACTCGATGAGATTCCGTGGTATTGATGGATTCATTGCGGCTATCAGTCCGTTCAACTTTACCGCAATCGGTGGAAATCTAGCATACACACCAGCATTAATG GGCAACGGAGTGTTGTGGAAGCCCTCAGATACAGCTCTCCTGTCCAACTATATAATCTTCAAGATCATGCGCGAAGCTGGCGTTCCTCCAGGCGTCGTCAGCTTCATCCCGACTGATGGTCCAGTATTCGGTGACACCATCACCGCTTCGCCGCACCTGGCCGGAATTAACTTTACCGGTTCTGTTCC CACCTTCAATCGGTTATGGCGCCAGGTCGGGGATAACATTAACATCTATAACAATTTCCCACGTTTGATAGGGGAGTGTGGTGGTAAAAACTACCACTTTATTCACCCCTCGGCTGACGTGCAATCGGTTGTGAATGGAACGATTCGATCATCGTTCGAGTTTTGCGGTCAAAAGTGCTCGGCCTGCTCTCGTATGTACGTTCCCGAGTCTCTGTGGCCGAAGGTAAAGGAGGGCCTAGTGAAAACTCGCGAAACCTTGAAGATCGGTGATGTGACCGATTTCAGCTGCTTCACTTCGGCCGTTATCGACGATAAGGCATTTAGCCGGATCAAATCGTACATCGATCATGCaaagaattcgaaaaatttacaaattatCGCTGGAGGCAAGTGTGACGATAGCAAAGGCTACTTTATCGAACCGACAATCGTGCAGTCAACCGACCCGCAAGATAAAATCATGGTAGAGGAAATTTTCGGCCCAGTGCTGAGCGTTTACGTGTACAAGGATAAGGATCTCGATCAAACCATGAAGCTAGTCGGTAATTCTACGCGTTTTGCTCTAACCGGGGCAGTGTTTTCAAAAGACGA AGCGTTCCTTAAACGAGCATTAGAGGAGTTCAAACTGACTGCCGGAAATTTCTATATCAATGATAAATCTACTGGCTCCGTGGTAGGACAGCAACCATTCGGCGGTGGACGAATGTCGG GAACAAATGACAAAGCCGGAGGTCCCCATTACGTACTGCGATGGTCGACACCTCAATCAATCAAGGAAACCTTCGTTCCGCTGTCAGATGTCGGCTATCAGTACATGCGCGAATAA